TCCAGGTCAGTACACACATATTGATGAGGAGGGGCAAGCAAGAAAGAGTACAGCAGATGTTGATTTATgctctttccatgaatttttcccAGTGTTACTCCTGAGGACAGCTGGTTTTGTGCATCAGAAGGGGATTCTAGAGTATCTAGGGATGCCATTATATCTCTAACTCTTTTGTTCTTGATGAAGAtgttctttgatttaaaaaaaaaaaatccaattcttTTTCTGATGTTACAAAGGCTTTTTTTGAGGCTAGATACATTCCCAAATTCTAACTTGTCCTTCTCTATATTTAATGCCTTTtccttcatgcatttatttttttcttcagttcttGTTAGTTGGGTGAGTTATAGAAACTTGTTTCATGTTGAGCCCCCACTCATGGTTTTGGCCAGGCACAGAACTTGCTATTTTAAGCATCTCACAACTGAACCAATAAatgtaaactctctctcttttctctttctctgttcctttcaaataaaataagaaaaaaataggttGTTAGAAGCATTTGAGGAGAGAGCCTGTGGCTGGCAACCCtctgtttcattctctctttgtgtcttatTCTCTATCTCGCTGATTCTCAAgtttgtaaataaataagtgaatgctAAGAGAGGGTCAGAAGTAAGCCTCTGTGCAGTGACATCAGAAATCCTGAAGCTAAGCATGAACTTGTatagaaacatgaaaataagtgatcctAAACTAACCAAGAAAGTCTTGAGATTCTGAATCCCAAGGTCAAGTAACCTCATGGTTTCATGTTGAATGTCTCAGATTTGTTTAGGAGTAGAGTTCGAAGTATGAATTctctcaaacaaaaaagataagaaaggCATAGGAAATGAAGATTTCTTCGAAAATAAGAGATAGCTTATCAAAATTttccagaaactcaaattatcacatatgaatatttatagaaaaagctGAGGGGAGATAACCAGGGCTGGTGATTTCAGAATGAGctagaaaacacttttcaaagaaaGTAAACACACTCTGGgttgcagaaacaaattctttaaactGTTAGGGAGTGTATATCCAAGGTGGTATATTGTGATGTTTCTGTACCAGTTGTAGTTCTGAGAAGCTGAAGATGTTAGATTTCCTTCGGAGTATGGGGAAGCTGTCATAGAGTGCAGATAAAAGCAGAGTTTTTCATCTgcaaaatcccacaaatgctaTTTTCCTAGGAAGACTGAACATGAGATGACCATAGATTCAAATCTTGTTCTTTAAATGTGATCCTGTTTAGAGTAAAGACACATTTCATTCTTCTTCATCTGCAAGTAAATGATCCATTAAAATACTcccatatttatggttgaaatatcaGAGAAgcacaaaacataaaatttttagtaaaaattaaCTGAGGAAAAAGGACAGAGTAAAAAATGGTTGCTAGGCAATGGGGgaatttatttactaaatatttttccattctttaaaatattataattttctcATCAttgttaaaggcagagtgacaataaGAGGAGAAAGAGATAGTTTATTagctcactcccccaatgcctgcaacagttatgTCTAACTAGTCTGAAGACAAAAGGATGGGATTTCATCTAGTCTTCTCTGATGTATCACAGGatcccaagcacatgaaccattatttgctgccttttAGTTTACATAAGGTAGAGCTTTGTTGGAATCAGAGTAGCTAGGGCTCAAACTGACACTattttgggatgcaggcacttgaATCAGTGAATTAACATATCTAACCGGGAAAGCCCTTCTGCCATACTTGAATAAAATTCAAGTAGTAGACAAGATCATGATTGAACATTGGGGAATCTATTGGTACAACCTAATATATCAatgtcttaaaggaaaaaaaaaaaaacaccataatgGGCATAAATGTCTTTTACTAATTATGTTAAAATCTCATGCCACTTAGATAACAAGCAGCTTCATTACCTTTACATCAGTATTCCAGGAGAAAGCACTTATATGtgattcagtaatttttttttttctcatttcagttgcCATGAAAAGTGATGACATAATTAGGACCAACcaggaaattcaagaaaaaaatttgaatcaGGATGTTATGACAAATATCAAGACATCAACTCCCAAGATagttgaattaagaaaaagaCTTAATTTAAGTTCAAGCCATGTTTCAAAACTGATTATCAGAAAGGGAAATTATTCAGCAATGAAACCTGAGGAGCACAATGTGTGTCACAATGTGTATCCCCATGGTGGCCCTGATCAGCTGCAAGCTGGAGAGAAACTTGATGCCTCTAAGGTACCTGTGAACTCTGTCCAGTGCTATGAGCCTGTTAATGAGTATCACAAGATTCAGACTATGAAGCATTCATTTGAACGTAGTGGACAAGGGAATGACTTCAAAACAAAGAAGATATTCTTTAGATTTGGCACGGTCCATATGGGAGACATCTGTAATAAGTCAACTGTCACTGTTGGAAAGACAAGTGAAATAGAGAAAACTCTTCATAAAGATACTAATCTCAGTAAGCATCAACAAATCAACACAGGAGAGAAACTATATGAAGATATGGGATATGCGGAACCTCTCATTTACAGATCCGATCTTGCAATAAATCAGAGACAATATATATGGAAAAAGCCCTACACATGTAAGCCTTGTGGAAAATCATTCAATTGTAAGTCCTGCCATACCATCATTCACAGTACTCGCATAAAGGAAAACTCCCATGTGTGTAATGAATGTGGAGAAACCACATACCAAAAGTTAGATCTCTTTAGGCATCAGAAAATTGACACAAAGAAGAAACCTCATGAATGCAATGAGTGCAGAAAAGCCATTTTCCAGAAATCATACCTCATAACACATCAGAGAAATCACATAGAAGacaaacctcatgaatgtaaagattgtggaaaagcctttggccaaaaGTCACATCTtgtaatgcatcagagaattcacacaggagagaaatctTATGAATGCAATGGCTGTGGAGATGTCTTTCTGTGCAACTCACAGCTCATCAAACATGAGGGAATTCATGTAAgtgagaaacctcatgaatgtaatgactgtggaaaagcctttggacagaAGTCACATAgagtgcatcagagaattcatagagagaaaccttatgaatgtaatgactgtggaaaagccttcagctATAACTCACAACTCATaatccatcagagaattcacacaggggagaaaccttatgaatgtaataactgtggaaaagcctATGGCTATAAGTCACAACTCCTAAtccatcagcgaattcacacagagAAGAAAGCTTATGAATGtgatgaatgtggaaaagcctttggcaagAAGTCACAACTTGTAACGCATCAGAGAatacacacaggggagaaaccttacgaatgtaatgactgtggaaaagccttcaacTATAAATCACAACTCATAgcccatcagagaattcacacaggggagaaaccttatgagtgcaatggctgtggaaaagcctttggccagaaatcatatctcataatgcatcagagaattcacacaggggagaaaccttatgaatgtaatgactgtggaaaagccttcagctATAAGTCACAACTCATAATccatcagagaatccacacaggggagaaaccttatgaatgtaatgactgtggaaaagcctttggccagaagtcgcATCTCATaatccatcagagaattcacacaggggagaaagcttatgaatgtaatgattgtggaaaagcctttggcaagAAGTCACATCTtgtaatgcatcagagaattcacacaagagagaaaccttatgagtgcaatgGCTGTGGGAAGGCCTTCATCTATAACTCACAACTCATaatccatcagagaattcacacaggggagaaaccttataaatgtaatgactgtggaaaagcctttggccagaagtcatATCTCATaatccatcagagaattcacacaggggagaaaccttatgaatgtaatgactgtggaaaagcctttggccaaaaGTCAGGCCTCAttaaacatcagagaattcacacaggggagaaaccttataaatgCAATGACTGCAGTAAAACCTTTGGCCAGAAGTCGTATCTCATaatccatcagagaattcacacaggggagaaacctcatgaatgcaattactgtggaaaagcctttggccaaaaGTCAGGCCTCatcaaacatcagagaattcacacaggggagaaaccttatgaatgcaatgactgcaGGAAAACCTTTGCTCAGAAATCACAACTCATaatccatcagagaattcacacaggagaataacctcatgaatgtaatgattCCAGAAAAGTTTTTTGCTGTAAATTACAACTCATAACACATGAGCATCGTTTGTAAGGCtgggtgagtggtgacaaattcagtttctttttttatgacatgtctttatttcacattgATGAATGAAAACTTTGCATGGTATAGTATTCTCCTTTGACCGATTTTTTTCTAAGACTCACACAGTATCTCCATTCTCTCATAGACCATAGAGATTCTAATGAGAAGTCACCTGTGAATCTATTTGGAAATTCTTGGAAATTTATCTGAAATTTCTGTCGTGCACATTTTggaattttctttacattttactgCTGAAAGATTGACTGCAATATCTCATGACCAGATCTTTATGGTCAGTGCTATTAGGagttgtatgtatttattatatttggaCATCCCTTTATACCTAAAACTTAGGAaagtttttgtaatattttaccGAAGATGCCTAGTaaaccattctctctttccatacctggAATTGTATTTTGGATCATttcattgtatcccataaattgtcaacactttttaaaaattttattacctacaatttcatttgtttttcaagttttatatcgttatttatatataaatatatatgttaataCCCCCCCTTCGTCCCAAAAAGTTCCAGTCCTTCTCCCTCCTAGctctcttattcctgctctttatttttacagtttttttatttactttatacaGATAAGTTTAACCTCACACTACatgaaaagttcaacaaatagtatgaagaattaAAATAGTATTACTCAACAGAAGAGACACTTCAATATATTATATTGTAGATACCCTATTAGTTAACCACAAATCAgcaaaaatatatgatatctgtcttttagGGAGTAGCTGATTTTACTAAGTGTAGTGTTagccagttgtatccattttgttgcaaaagagagactttttttttcttacagctgaaaagaatatttttcatcCAGTCAGCAGCtattggacatctgggttgattttgtATTTTAGCTATTGTCAATTGTGTAGCAGTGACCAGTTATCA
The window above is part of the Oryctolagus cuniculus chromosome 11, mOryCun1.1, whole genome shotgun sequence genome. Proteins encoded here:
- the LOC108175946 gene encoding LOW QUALITY PROTEIN: zinc finger protein 271-like (The sequence of the model RefSeq protein was modified relative to this genomic sequence to represent the inferred CDS: inserted 2 bases in 1 codon) — translated: MQAVQSKVVAESCEIPRDVDVIVVFGYREETRSRTGPRCWGSAKAAGLAGLCPRFSDLTLKDAAHLGHWEMESPQNLHLQFQNEQLLLAEVMIAFEDLAVYFTWEEWQNMNKAQKILYRDVMLETYSSLLFLGHCITKPDLIFKLEQGAEPWMVNECLNQRLPVAMKSDDIIRTNQEIQEKNLNQDVMTNIKTSTPKIVELRKRLNLSSSHVSKLIIRKGNYSAMKPEEHNVCHNVYPHGGPDQLQAGEKLDASKVPVNSVQCYEPVNEYHKIQTMKHSFERSGQGNDFKTKKIFFRFGTVHMGDICNKSTVTVGKTSEIEKTLHKDTNLSKHQQINTGEKLYEDMGYAEPLIYRSDLAINQRQYIWKKPYTCKPCGKSFNCKSCHTIIHSTRIKENSHVCNECGETTYQKLDLFRHQKIDTKKKPHECNECRKAIFQKSYLITHQRNHIEDKPHECKDCGKAFGQKSHLVMHQRIHTGEKSYECNGCGDVFLCNSQLIKHEGIHVSEKPHECNDCGKAFGQKSHRVHQRIHREKPYECNDCGKAFSYNSQLIIHQRIHTGEKPYECNNCGKAYGYKSQLLIHQRIHTEKKAYECDECGKAFGKKSQLVTHQRIHTGEKPYECNDCGKAFNYKSQLIAHQRIHTGEKPYECNGCGKAFGQKSYLIMHQRIHTGEKPYECNDCGKAFSYKSQLIIHQRIHTGEKPYECNDCGKAFGQKSHLIIHQRIHTGEKAYECNDCGKAFGKKSHLVMHQRIHTREKPYECNGCGKAFIYNSQLIIHQRIHTGEKPYKCNDCGKAFGQKSYLIIHQRIHTGEKPYECNDCGKAFGQKSGLIKHQRIHTGEKPYKCNDCSKTFGQKSYLIIHQRIHTGEKPHECNYCGKAFGQKSGLIKHQRIHTGEKPYECNDCRKTFAQKSQLIIHQRIHTGEXNLMNVMIPEKFFAVNYNS